A window of Leclercia adecarboxylata contains these coding sequences:
- the fhuF gene encoding siderophore-iron reductase FhuF produces MAIRSAQAVENIIWQTPLPTGPSGLADAVRETIAGTRAYLLDVIKLDEPHPHHALTLAQWQRPAELQSLLATYSDHIYRNQPTLARENKPLLSLWAQWYIGLLVPPMMLALLTQDVALDLSPEHFHVEFHETGRAACFWIDVQEDSQTTSLSPQQRMEVLIARALIPVVDALEATGEINGKLIWSNTGYLIHWYLTEMKTLLGDEKVDALRQAIFFARQLSDGRDNPLYRTVIPRDGLLVRRTCCQRNRLPDVQQCGDCTLK; encoded by the coding sequence ATGGCCATACGTTCTGCACAAGCCGTTGAGAATATCATCTGGCAAACTCCCCTCCCGACCGGGCCTTCAGGGCTTGCGGACGCGGTGCGTGAGACCATTGCCGGGACGCGAGCCTACCTGCTGGACGTGATCAAGCTGGACGAACCCCATCCCCACCATGCCCTGACGCTGGCCCAGTGGCAACGCCCTGCCGAGCTTCAGTCATTGCTGGCGACCTACTCCGATCATATTTACCGTAACCAGCCCACCCTGGCGCGCGAGAACAAGCCGCTGCTGTCGCTGTGGGCGCAGTGGTATATCGGACTGCTGGTGCCGCCAATGATGCTGGCCCTGCTTACCCAGGACGTGGCGCTGGATCTCTCCCCTGAGCACTTCCACGTGGAGTTCCATGAGACCGGGCGCGCAGCCTGCTTCTGGATCGACGTCCAGGAAGACAGCCAGACGACATCGCTTTCGCCCCAGCAGCGGATGGAAGTGCTGATTGCCCGCGCGCTGATCCCGGTGGTTGATGCGCTGGAAGCGACGGGTGAGATCAACGGCAAACTTATCTGGAGCAATACCGGCTACTTAATCCACTGGTATCTGACCGAAATGAAAACCCTGCTGGGGGATGAGAAAGTGGACGCGCTGCGTCAGGCGATTTTCTTTGCCCGACAGTTGTCCGATGGACGTGATAACCCGCTTTACCGCACGGTCATACCCCGTGATGGGCTGCTGGTACGTCGTACCTGTTGCCAGCGCAATCGCCTGCCGGATGTTCAGCAGTGCGGCGACTGTACCCTTAAATAG
- a CDS encoding DUF1435 domain-containing protein, with protein sequence MLSRALGSGWGVILPGMMIAGLACIDLSLAVWKGIIASGLLISSAMIWHKQLRHFVLLPSCVALIAGIWVMAMNLN encoded by the coding sequence ATGTTGAGCAGAGCGTTAGGAAGTGGATGGGGAGTAATACTGCCGGGGATGATGATTGCCGGACTGGCGTGTATCGATCTGTCGTTAGCGGTCTGGAAAGGGATTATCGCGTCAGGATTGCTGATTTCATCCGCCATGATCTGGCATAAACAACTGCGGCATTTCGTGCTGCTGCCATCGTGTGTCGCGCTGATTGCGGGAATATGGGTTATGGCAATGAATCTGAACTAA
- the rsmC gene encoding 16S rRNA (guanine(1207)-N(2))-methyltransferase RsmC produces the protein MSAFTPASEVLLRHSDDFEQSRILFAGDMQDDLPARFECADSRAHTQQYHHWQVLSRQMGERARFSLVAEQADVADCDTLIYYWPKNKPEAQFQLMNLLSLLPVGCDIFVVGENRSGVRSAEQMLAEYVTLNKVDSARRCGFYHGRLDKKPTFDAEKYWGEYQIDGLTIKTLPGVFSRDGLDVGSQLLLSTFTPHTKGKVLDVGCGAGVLSAVLASHSPKVRLTLTDVGASAIEASRATLAANGIEGEVFASNVLSDVTGRFDMIISNPPFHDGVETTLEAAQTLIRTAVRHLNSGGELRIVANAFLPYPKVLDEVFGFHEVLAQTGRFKIYRAIMTRQAKK, from the coding sequence ATGTCTGCATTTACCCCGGCAAGTGAAGTCTTGCTGCGCCACAGTGATGATTTCGAACAAAGCCGTATTCTGTTTGCCGGAGATATGCAGGATGACCTGCCTGCCCGTTTCGAGTGTGCCGACAGCCGTGCGCACACCCAGCAGTATCACCACTGGCAGGTACTGAGCCGTCAGATGGGCGAGCGCGCCCGTTTCAGCCTGGTGGCTGAACAGGCCGACGTGGCTGACTGCGACACGCTGATCTACTACTGGCCGAAGAACAAACCCGAAGCCCAGTTCCAGCTGATGAACCTGCTCTCTCTGCTGCCGGTGGGTTGCGATATCTTCGTTGTCGGTGAAAACCGCAGCGGCGTGCGCAGCGCCGAGCAGATGCTTGCGGAGTACGTCACCCTGAACAAAGTGGACAGCGCGCGTCGCTGTGGTTTCTATCATGGCCGTCTGGACAAAAAACCGACCTTTGATGCGGAAAAATACTGGGGCGAGTACCAGATCGATGGCCTGACCATCAAAACGCTGCCGGGCGTCTTTAGCCGTGACGGCCTGGACGTGGGCAGCCAGCTGCTGCTCTCCACCTTCACACCGCACACTAAAGGCAAGGTGCTGGACGTCGGCTGTGGCGCAGGCGTGCTCTCCGCAGTGCTGGCCAGCCATTCACCAAAGGTGCGTTTAACCCTGACGGATGTCGGCGCATCAGCCATCGAAGCCAGCCGCGCCACCCTTGCGGCCAACGGCATCGAAGGTGAAGTGTTTGCCTCCAACGTCTTATCCGACGTGACCGGTCGCTTCGATATGATCATCTCCAACCCGCCATTCCATGACGGAGTAGAGACCACTCTCGAAGCGGCACAGACCCTGATTCGCACCGCGGTGCGCCATCTGAACAGCGGCGGCGAGCTGCGGATCGTGGCAAACGCCTTCCTGCCGTACCCGAAAGTGCTGGACGAAGTCTTCGGTTTCCACGAAGTGCTGGCACAAACCGGCCGCTTTAAGATCTACCGCGCGATCATGACCCGCCAGGCGAAGAAGTAA
- a CDS encoding DNA polymerase III subunit psi has translation MATRRDRQLQQLGITQWALRRPAALQGEIAISIPAHIRLVMVAKSLPALSEPVVADVLRALKLGADQVLQLTPDRVAMLPEGSRCNSWQLGVREEIALEGASMATPALDELNVNPAARRALWQQICEHEHNFFPHDD, from the coding sequence ATGGCAACCCGACGAGACAGGCAATTACAGCAACTGGGCATCACCCAGTGGGCGCTGCGCCGCCCGGCGGCATTGCAGGGTGAAATCGCCATCTCGATTCCGGCGCATATTCGTCTGGTGATGGTGGCGAAGAGCCTGCCCGCGTTGAGCGAGCCGGTGGTTGCTGACGTGCTGCGCGCGCTGAAGCTGGGTGCCGACCAGGTGCTGCAGCTGACGCCCGATCGCGTCGCCATGCTGCCCGAGGGCAGCCGCTGCAACAGCTGGCAACTTGGCGTAAGAGAAGAGATTGCTCTGGAGGGCGCGAGTATGGCGACGCCAGCCCTGGACGAACTTAACGTAAACCCGGCGGCACGTCGCGCGCTGTGGCAACAAATCTGCGAACATGAACACAATTTCTTCCCTCACGACGACTGA
- the rimI gene encoding ribosomal protein S18-alanine N-acetyltransferase: protein MNTISSLTTTDLAQAFDIEKRAHAFPWSEKTFASNQGERYLNYRLDVDNQLAAFAITQVVLDEATLFNIAVDPAFQRRGLGRELLEHLIRELEARDVFTLWLEVRASNVAAIALYESLGFNEATIRRNYYPTAEGREDAIIMALPLG from the coding sequence ATGAACACAATTTCTTCCCTCACGACGACTGATTTAGCGCAGGCTTTTGACATCGAAAAACGCGCCCACGCTTTTCCGTGGAGTGAAAAAACCTTTGCCAGCAACCAGGGTGAGCGTTACCTGAACTATCGGCTGGATGTTGATAATCAGCTGGCGGCATTTGCCATCACGCAGGTCGTTCTGGATGAAGCGACGCTGTTTAACATCGCTGTAGATCCTGCTTTCCAGCGCCGTGGGCTGGGCAGAGAACTGCTGGAACACTTAATTCGCGAGCTGGAAGCACGAGACGTATTCACCCTGTGGCTGGAAGTACGGGCCTCGAACGTCGCCGCCATCGCACTCTATGAAAGCCTGGGCTTTAACGAGGCGACGATCCGCCGTAACTATTACCCCACCGCAGAAGGACGTGAAGACGCCATCATCATGGCTCTGCCGCTTGGATAA
- the yjjG gene encoding pyrimidine 5'-nucleotidase, producing MNWDWIFFDADETLFTFDAYGGLQRMFLDYSVTFTAEDFQDYQTVNKPLWVDYQNGAITALQLQHQRFQGWSDRLNVPPGDLNKAFLNAMAEICAPLPGAASLLASLKGKAKLGIITNGFTALQQIRLERTGFRDYFDLLVISEQVGVAKPAPQIFDYALAQAGNPDRSNVLMVGDTAESDILGGMNAGLSTVWLNAHNRTLPEGIKPTWTVTSLSELEQLLCKH from the coding sequence ATGAACTGGGACTGGATTTTCTTTGATGCTGACGAAACGCTGTTTACCTTCGACGCGTACGGCGGCTTACAGCGGATGTTTCTCGACTACAGCGTGACCTTCACCGCGGAAGACTTCCAGGATTACCAGACGGTGAATAAACCGTTGTGGGTGGACTACCAGAACGGCGCCATCACCGCGTTACAGCTTCAGCACCAGCGTTTTCAGGGGTGGTCGGATCGCCTTAACGTTCCGCCTGGGGATCTGAACAAGGCCTTCCTGAATGCGATGGCCGAGATCTGCGCCCCGCTGCCGGGCGCCGCGTCGCTGCTTGCCTCCCTGAAGGGCAAGGCGAAGCTCGGGATCATCACCAACGGGTTTACGGCGCTTCAGCAGATCCGTCTTGAGCGGACCGGTTTTCGTGACTACTTTGATTTATTAGTGATTTCAGAACAGGTGGGTGTGGCAAAACCGGCCCCGCAAATCTTTGATTATGCGCTGGCTCAGGCCGGCAATCCTGACCGGTCAAACGTGCTGATGGTGGGCGACACAGCGGAGTCCGATATCCTTGGCGGGATGAACGCCGGGCTGTCGACCGTCTGGCTAAATGCGCACAACCGCACCCTGCCGGAGGGAATCAAACCGACCTGGACCGTGACCTCCCTGAGCGAACTGGAGCAACTCCTGTGTAAACATTGA